The following proteins come from a genomic window of Oncorhynchus clarkii lewisi isolate Uvic-CL-2024 chromosome 23, UVic_Ocla_1.0, whole genome shotgun sequence:
- the LOC139381865 gene encoding probable methyltransferase TARBP1: MSSILINALLSSCHDPDTFFNTLCWPTDSWPDTERVEALTTFIDGIGKLPQSDTSDDGDKVAFSIAKRDIFLRKVESIIWTQCLPLLLKVSNGDGACKGKRVPDGRAEITIAVCRLLSVCINTLCDTAVSGRVARAVLPSFQLPDGETEEELPGQDEGRLGIDVAIEAMSVILPALSSNEELTTSILSSALSCIKTLPDALVSKITVRLIFTLLNCYSEDGIASKLRFILEDLCSWHKSDSSNTDSPVVTERALLCLTTLSDYLFSPAKVQQHTLPQSLSYTRPDPRRSLQFWRILQDGLTHKDNVSRKRALYLLKRCVALSEDEAVEFPSSSVSSEDNEEIIFRWAPDRCKLLREFWEDYALVMETLEENQIHVVRPVLNRIHTLIQTAANDSQGVSLFHPSWLLGVYQRMFHSENKSVMREGVDHLLELQVLRRPAFALAFSQFILGPFMDVMSESSLFHRTAGQSVGECPELGVKLQVFMVTFFSSLPQENRGPVLLQLVQRLGSQHWCAVPILFLSRALSHLPPCPLLGPDGLQALREVLRCTMITHQVLLRGAAQCFLLNSALSLTDVTLVTLDDVFSLLVHFRADESLRRGTPLWNQLCDWLADSEGSFRPCVRESADGTSTSTSPERETVRGYVQHQMELFLRVPASTDQTDSVPDPGEEELLAKAILLCVDIEGRTQRSGGEQTTGVSGGMDSLLRPLLDTLSRLHTNVYLPLRKTDKSLQLLLRLLQLTPARHTPAALLQLTPARHTPAAVLQLTPARHTPAAVAKEQEDSVTVSMETLVLGVVEPIQEFILRRLSGELQELCDVERAELYLSVLKEVVLMYSVLEWNHSKVQEAYFPRLLRYVLRTLEADQIPSVAGQVSRAVAMASLAMTCEVAALGVFNLQSETTILLVHLSSYFYSPAPPPAPPLSLVNFNQTLLKPPTAAQSTGVSEQGPLLKDWGRMAAHFIRDQWTCLGYGRRIGPPGPLELPRASGSLQAAIGALSLLPSGLVLPVLDFMASMLPQVALSEEALCVEAVTVSWKLVLGLSSNPHDFWPTLQGFVTMAFHHSLLELTEEQAPGLTVTLQQIAIELMELSQAKTGVFNVLIQHCCHTWLPSDPGSEGESQSDAMFSSALLHLDILAEACVYGPVFRRDQRLIQEVQVYVERLGEECAANTAVPSDNRDDQFPRVCVVAFLSRLQPSNQLHERLMEELVLCLLKKDEAISKSKQRYYSNSLQHRVKNRVWQTLLMLLPKLRGEFVGTVLGRVFEAGFVSNQASVKYLIEWKMVLILVQYPEHIDRLWACFSVDQEKTKTSVCTFLSVLVHLNIIMPQLKEKAVQWRKALDVILQWCFSHNFSVRLYALLALKRVWGLEGARAEAEEGAGGADGLGGLATVVKACLHQAEAMQSTGNANKNWTRIQDHFFFGGFHPVRDYSVETIFYTFPSLSEVFEDEWIPPWKFEKLVDFSQSASLPLRNPVPDLSQIQPGDWIQQDKGDQDGEERWAEVQKKMTPWRLGIQEQEPELGLVPQQRAARLGKLHSALLVVASLIDKPTNLGGLCRTCEIFGASALVLDSLRHVSDKHFQALSVSSELWLPLLEVKPVELADFLQLKKREGYCIVGVEQTANSQSLKDYKFPEKTLLLLGNEREGIPANLLQLLDVCVEIPQQGVIRSLNVHVSAALLVWEYTRQYLPSTGVKSD; this comes from the exons ATGTCTTCTATTTTAATCAATGCCCTTTTATCAAGTTGCCATGATCCGGATACTTTTTTTAACACGTTGTGCTGGCCAACTGACTCGTGGCCGGACACAGAAAGAGTAGAGGCACTGACAACGTTTATTGATGGAATTGGTAAACTACCCCAGTCTGACACATCTGACGATGGAGACAAAGTTGCCTTTTCAATTGCAAAAAGAGACATCTTTCTACGAAAAGTTGAATCGATCATTTGGACACAATGTTTACCACTTCTCTTGAAAGTCTCTAACGGAGACGGGGCGTGCAAAGGTAAACGTGTGCCAGATGGAAGGGCTGAAATCACCATCGCTGTGTGCAGGCTTCTTTCTGTCTGCATCAACACACTGTGTGACACGGCCGTTTCGGGGCGAGTCGCCCGCGCTGTCCTGCCATCCTTCCAGCTGCCAGacggggagacagaggaagagcttCCTGGCCAGGATGAGGGGCGGCTGGGTATCGACGTGGCTATCGAAGCCATGTCAGTCATCCTACCCGCTCTCTCATCCAACGAAGAATTGACCACGTCGATCCTCTCATCTGCCCTGTCCTGTATCAAGACGTTACCGGATGCTCTGGTCTCCAAAATCACCGTTCGGCTTATTTTCACTCTCCTCAACTGCTACAGCGAGGATGGGATAGCGAGTAAACTCCGGTTCATTTTAGAGGATTTGTGTAGCTGGCACAAGAGTGACAGCTCAAACACGGACTCACCTGTGGTGACAGAACGCGCCTTGCTGTGTTTAACAACTCTCTCGGACTATCTCTTCTCTCCGGCTAAAGTACAGCAACACACCCTTCCTCAAAGTCTGAGCTATACTCGACCTGACCCTCGTCGTTCTCTGCAGTTCTGGAGGATTCTACAAGATGGACTGACGCACAAAGACAACGTGTCCCGGAAGCGGGCGTTGTACCTGCTGAAAAGGTGTGTCGCTCTGTCAGAGGATGAGGCGGTTGAGTTTCCAAGCAGTTCAGTGTCAAGTGAAG ATAATGAGGAGATCATATTCAGATGGGCCCCAGACAGATGcaagctgctcagagagttcTGGGAGGACTATGCCTTGGTTATGGAGACACTGGAGGAGAACCAG ATTCACGTGGTCCGCCCTGTGCTCAACAGAATCCATACGTTGATCCAAACAGCAGCCAATGATAGTCAAG GCGTCAGTCTGTTCCACCCGTCATGGCTGCTGGGTGTGTACCAGCGTATGTTCCACAGTGAGAACAAGTCCGTcatgagagagggagtggatCACCTACTGGAACTCCAGGTGCTCCGACGCCCTGCCTTCGCCCTGGCCTTCTCACAG TTCATTCTGGGTCCTTTCATGGATGTGATGTCTGAAAGCTCCCTCTTTCACAG GACTGCAGGACAGAGTGTAGGAGAGTGTCCTGAGCTGGGAGTCAAGCTGCAGGTCTTCATGGTCACGTTCTTCAGCAGCCTGCCACAGGAGAACAGAG GTCCTGTGTTGCTGCAGCTTGTCCAGCGGCTAGGTTCTCAACACTGGTGTGCTGTccccatcctcttcctctctcggGCCCTGTCCCACCTTCCTCCCTGCCCTCTCCTGGGCCCCGACGGCCTGCAAGCTCTCAG GGAGGTGCTCCGCTGCACTATGATCACCCACCAGGTGCTACTGAGAGGAGCTGCCCAGTGTTTCCTGCTGAACAGTGCCCTCTCCCTGACAGATGTG ACCTTAGTGACATTGGATGATGTGTTTAGTTTGCTGGTGCATTTCAGAGCAGACGAGTCTCTACGTAGAGGAACACcgctctggaatcag CtgtgtgactggctggctgacagtGAAGGCAGCTTCAGGCCCTGTGTCAGAGAATCAGCTGAtggtaccagtaccagtacctctccagagagagagactgtgagaggctACGTCCAACACCAAATGGAGCTCTTCCTCAGAGTCCCGGCTAGCACAG accagacagacagtgtcccagacccaggagaggaggagctgcTAGCCAAGGCCATCCTACTGTGTGTTGACATAGAGGGGAGGACTCAGAGGTCTGGAGGAGAGCAGACTACTGGTGTCAGCGGTGGGATGGACTCGCTCTTACGCCCCCTACTGGACACACTGAGCAGGCTCCACACTAATGTCTACCTGCCGCTACGCAAGACTGACAAGAGCCTGCAGCTGCTGCTACGACTACTGCAGCTCACACCAGCCAGACACACCCCTGCTGCATTACTGCAGCTCACACCAGCCAGACACACCCCTGCTGCAGTACTGCAGCTCACACCAGCCAGACACACCCCTGCTGCAGTAGCGAAAGAACAAG AAGACAGTGTGACGGTCTCCATGGAAACGCTGGTTCTGGGCGTGGTGGAGCCCATTCAGGAGTTTATCCTCCGAAGACTGAGTGGAGAACTACAGGAG CTATGTGATGTAGAGCGTGCTGAGCTCTACCTGTCAGTGCTGAAGGAGGTGGTGCTGATGTACAGTGTGTTAGAGTGGAACCACTCCAAGGTACAGGAGGCCTATTTCCCCAGACTCCTCAGATACGTCCTGAGGACCCTAGAAGCTGACCAG ATCCCCTCTGTGGCGGGTCAGGTGTCCAGGGCGGTTGCCATGGCGTCGTTGGCCATGACCTGTGAGGTTGCAGCGTTGGGAGTGTTCAACCTCCAATCAGAGACCACAATTCTACTGGTTCATCTGTCTAGCTACTTCTACTCCCCTGCTCCACCCccagcccctcctctctctctggtcaacTTCAACCAGACCCTGCTGAAACCTCCAACTGCAGCTCAGTCAACAGG TGTTTCAGAGCAGGGTCCTCTCCTCAAGGACTGGGGCCGTATGGCAGCTCATTTCATCCGGGACCAGTGGACGTGCCTGGGATACGGGAGGAGAATAGGCCCACCCGGGCCCCTGGAGCTCCCCAGGGCGTCAGGGTCCCTCCAGGCTGCTATAGGGGCTCTGTCTCTGCTACCCAGTGGCCTGGTACTGCCTGTACTGGACTTCATGGCCTCCATGTTGCCACAG gtGGCGCTGTCTGAGGAGGCCCTGTGTGTAGAGGCTGTGACTGTCTCCTGGAAGCTGGTGCTGGGACTGAGCAGTAACCCTCATGACTTCTGGCCCACCCTGCAGGGCTTTGTGACCATGGCCTTTCACCACAGCCTGCTGGAGTTAACAGAGGAGCAGGCACCTGGGCTCACTGTTACTCTACAACAG ATAGCCATTGAGTTGATGGAACTCTCCCAGGCCAAGACTGGTGTATTCAACGTTCTGATCCAACACTGCTGCCACACCTGGCTGCCCTCTGACCCAGGAAGTGAAGGCGAGAGCCAATCAGATGCCATGTTCTCCAGTGCCCTACTGCACCTTGACATCCTGGCTGAGGCATGTGTGTATGGACCTGTGTTCAGGAGGGACCAAAG GCTGATCCAGGAGGTTCAGGTCTATGTGGAGAGGCTTGGAGAGGAGTGTGCTGCTAACACTGCAGTCCCCAG tGATAACCGGGATGACCAGTTCCCACGTGTGTGTGTCGTGGCGTTCCTCAGCCGCCTCCAGCCCTCCAATCAGCTGCATGAGAGACTGATGGAAGAACTGGTTCTCTGCTTGCTTAAAAAG GATGAGGCCATATCGAAGTCAAAACAGCGTTACTATAGCAACTCCCTGCAGCATCGTGTCAAGAACAGGGTGTGGCAGACACTACTGATGCTGCTGCCCAAACTGAGaggg GAGTTTGTAGGTACCGTTCTGGGTCGTGTGTTTGAGGCAGGTTTCGTCAGTAACCAGGCCTCAGTCAAGTACCTGATAGAGTGGAAGATGGTTCTAATCCTAGTCCAGTATCCTGAACACATAGACCGACTCTGGGCCTGCTTCAGTGTG GATCAAGAGAAGACCAAGACCAGTGTCTGTACCTTCCTGTCTGTGTTGGTCCACCTCAACATCATCATGCCTCAACTCAAGGAGAAG GCAGTACAGTGGCGTAAGGCCCTGGATGTTATACTCCAGTGGTGTTTCAGCCATAACTTCAGTGTTCGTCTGTACGCCCTGCTGGCCCTGAAGAGGGTGTGGGGTCTGGAGGGGGCGAGGGCCGAGGCCGAGGAGGGGGCCGGGGGAGCGGATGGGCTCGGGGGGTTGGCCACCGTCGTTAAGGCCTGTCTGCACCAGGCTGAGGCTATGCAGAGTACTGG AAATGCCAATAAGAACTGGACCAGGATCCAGGACCACTTCTTCTTTGGTGGCTTTCATCCTGTTAGAGACTATAGTGTGGAA ACCATATTCTACACATTCCCCAGCCTATCAGAGGTGTTTGAGGACGAGTGGATTCCGCCCTGGAAGTTTGAGAAGTTGGTGGACTTCTCCCAGAGTGCATCTCTCCCGTTGAGGAACCCTGTCCCTGACCTGAGCCAGATTCAGCCTGGAGACTGGATCCAGCAGGATAAAG gGGATCAGGATGGTGAGGAGCGCTGGGCCGAGGTCCAGAAGAAGATGACCCCCTGGAGGTTGGGGATCCAGGAACAGGAGCCAGAGCTGGGTCTGGTGCCCCAGCAGAGAGCAGCACGCCTGGGCAAGCTGCACAGTGCCCTCCTGGTGGTTGCCTCGCTCATAGACAAGCCCACCAACCTGGGAG